In Desulfovibrio sp. Fe33, one DNA window encodes the following:
- a CDS encoding glycosyltransferase family 4 protein, whose amino-acid sequence MRIFQVINVRWFNATAWYAITLSKLLADAGHEVLVLTQAGTQSEAMAREAGLETVSVDLNTTNPLRFAAAARHIIQLLRTHRPEIVNCHRGEGFFLWGLLKLFGFHYRLVRTRGDQRPPRSDAVNRWLHSGVADAVVVTNRRMAEYFLQKMRTPGPGLWLIHGGVDTAKFHFDQAGRDRVREEFGFVPNDLVVGLVGRFDRVKGHKETIEAVAALRRRGMENIRLLLIGFDTAMTTDQIEEHIRDAGVGDITRISGRRDDVAACISALDIGVVASLWSEAIARSALEIMAAERPLVSTDVGVMPDLVDASVLVKPEDADGLADAIEAVATDPDLRDQVLAAQKRTMSQLTLDEFLKRTLNLYQSLLEDA is encoded by the coding sequence ATGAGAATATTTCAAGTCATCAATGTCCGCTGGTTCAACGCGACGGCGTGGTACGCCATCACCCTGAGCAAACTCCTGGCCGATGCAGGCCATGAGGTCCTGGTCCTGACCCAGGCCGGAACGCAGTCCGAGGCCATGGCCCGTGAGGCCGGGCTCGAAACCGTGTCCGTCGACCTGAACACCACCAACCCCCTGCGTTTCGCCGCCGCCGCAAGGCATATCATACAACTCCTGCGGACGCACCGCCCTGAAATCGTCAATTGCCACCGGGGCGAAGGCTTTTTCCTGTGGGGGCTGCTCAAGCTCTTCGGTTTCCATTACCGGCTGGTGCGCACCAGGGGTGACCAACGCCCGCCCCGCTCCGACGCGGTCAACCGCTGGCTCCATTCGGGCGTAGCCGACGCCGTGGTGGTCACCAACCGGCGCATGGCCGAATATTTCCTGCAAAAAATGCGCACTCCCGGCCCCGGATTGTGGCTCATTCACGGCGGCGTGGACACTGCAAAATTTCATTTCGACCAGGCCGGACGCGACCGGGTGCGGGAAGAGTTCGGCTTCGTCCCGAACGATCTCGTCGTGGGGCTGGTCGGACGGTTCGACCGCGTCAAGGGACACAAGGAAACCATCGAGGCCGTCGCCGCCCTGAGACGGCGCGGCATGGAGAACATCCGCCTCCTGCTCATCGGTTTCGACACGGCCATGACCACCGACCAGATCGAAGAGCATATCCGGGATGCCGGGGTCGGGGACATCACCCGCATCAGCGGCAGGCGCGACGACGTTGCCGCCTGCATCTCCGCGCTGGACATCGGCGTGGTCGCCTCACTGTGGTCCGAGGCCATCGCCCGCTCCGCGCTGGAGATCATGGCCGCCGAACGGCCGCTGGTTTCCACCGACGTCGGCGTCATGCCCGATCTGGTGGACGCCTCCGTGCTGGTCAAACCCGAGGATGCGGATGGGCTGGCTGACGCCATAGAAGCCGTGGCGACCGATCCCGACCTGCGCGACCAGGTGCTGGCCGCCCAGAAGCGGACCATGTCCCAACTCACTCTGGACGAATTCCTCAAGCGGACGCTGAATCTTTACCAGAGTCTTCTGGAAGACGCCTGA
- a CDS encoding glycosyltransferase family 2 protein, which produces MKNSLVSIILPTYNRAEFIGRALDSVLSQTYGNWECRIIDDGSTDETETVLSGFDDPRIHYSRQENQGVSGARNTGIAACRGDVVALLDSDDEWMPRKLETQLAYMAGNGYEICQTEEIWYRGGRRVNQPARYAKPEGWFFEASLEMCLISPSCTMFTRKAWEVMGPFDTAMPSCEDYDMWLRACLNFPVGLVREALTIKHGGRPDQLSVCVPCADLHRIRALVKILQSRKLDDAYRGLAMESLRRKVEIYMQGCEKRGKKDEAERVWNLFCMVRDGKDIPLNTLS; this is translated from the coding sequence ATGAAAAACAGTCTGGTATCCATAATCCTGCCCACCTACAATCGGGCGGAATTCATAGGCAGGGCGCTCGATTCGGTCCTGTCGCAGACCTACGGCAACTGGGAGTGTCGGATCATCGACGACGGCTCCACGGACGAAACCGAAACGGTCCTTTCCGGGTTCGACGACCCGCGCATTCACTATAGCCGCCAGGAAAACCAGGGGGTCTCCGGAGCGCGCAACACGGGTATCGCCGCGTGTCGCGGCGATGTCGTGGCTCTGCTCGATTCCGACGACGAGTGGATGCCGCGCAAACTTGAAACACAGCTCGCGTATATGGCTGGGAACGGCTATGAGATCTGCCAGACCGAGGAAATCTGGTATCGCGGCGGCAGGCGGGTCAATCAGCCCGCGCGTTACGCCAAGCCCGAGGGATGGTTCTTCGAGGCTTCCCTTGAAATGTGCCTGATAAGCCCGTCATGCACCATGTTCACCCGGAAGGCGTGGGAGGTGATGGGACCTTTCGATACGGCCATGCCTTCCTGCGAGGATTACGACATGTGGCTGCGGGCGTGCCTGAATTTCCCGGTGGGACTGGTTCGCGAAGCCCTGACCATCAAGCATGGAGGCAGGCCGGATCAGCTCTCCGTTTGCGTGCCCTGCGCGGATTTGCATCGCATTCGGGCGTTGGTAAAAATCCTGCAAAGCCGAAAACTTGACGATGCCTACCGTGGACTTGCCATGGAGTCCTTGCGCAGAAAGGTAGAGATATACATGCAAGGCTGTGAAAAAAGAGGGAAAAAGGACGAGGCAGAACGCGTTTGGAACCTGTTTTGCATGGTGCGCGACGGGAAAGATATTCCCTTGAATACGTTGAGTTAG